In one Desulfoferula mesophila genomic region, the following are encoded:
- a CDS encoding diacylglycerol/lipid kinase family protein translates to MALNHPRIALIHNPQAGRGKAVDAARRLQAALAGAGMAPRELLTKGRGHAEELVGRAVEQGAEVVMVVGGDGTVHEAAQALADSHVRLATLPAGRCNDFCRSLGLACEPEALVAAVAGGATRAVDLARVNGRNYCTVGAVGFDAEVSRYVDLMRAPLWGQPAYIYAVLRTLGRYRPPQVRLTWDEGHYHGPLFLAAVANTPTYGNQIRIVPQARADDGHLDICLVRPVGIFKVMRFLPSVLKGSHGAVPEVSFLRTRKVEIACDRPMELWADGEPVAASPLSVEILPGALKVVAPA, encoded by the coding sequence ATGGCCCTCAACCATCCTCGCATAGCCTTGATCCACAACCCCCAGGCGGGGCGGGGCAAGGCCGTGGACGCGGCCCGGCGTCTGCAAGCCGCCCTGGCCGGGGCGGGGATGGCTCCGCGCGAGCTCTTGACCAAGGGCCGAGGCCACGCCGAGGAGTTGGTGGGACGGGCCGTGGAACAGGGAGCGGAGGTGGTCATGGTGGTGGGCGGCGACGGCACGGTGCACGAGGCGGCCCAGGCCCTGGCCGACAGCCACGTCCGCCTGGCCACCCTGCCCGCCGGGCGCTGCAACGATTTTTGCCGCTCCCTCGGCCTGGCCTGCGAGCCCGAGGCCCTGGTGGCGGCGGTGGCCGGGGGAGCCACCCGCGCGGTGGATCTGGCCCGGGTCAACGGCCGCAACTACTGCACCGTGGGCGCGGTGGGCTTCGACGCAGAGGTGAGCCGCTACGTGGACCTGATGCGGGCTCCCCTGTGGGGCCAACCCGCCTACATCTACGCCGTGCTGCGCACCCTGGGCCGCTACCGTCCGCCCCAGGTGCGGCTCACCTGGGACGAGGGCCACTACCACGGCCCCCTGTTCCTGGCCGCCGTAGCCAATACCCCCACCTACGGCAACCAGATACGCATCGTGCCCCAAGCCCGGGCCGACGACGGCCACCTGGACATCTGCCTGGTGCGCCCGGTGGGTATTTTCAAGGTGATGCGCTTCTTGCCCTCGGTGCTCAAGGGCAGCCACGGCGCGGTGCCCGAAGTCAGCTTCCTGCGCACCCGCAAGGTTGAGATAGCCTGCGACCGGCCCATGGAGCTTTGGGCCGATGGCGAGCCGGTGGCCGCTTCTCCCCTGAGCGTGGAGATTTTGCCGGGGGCCCTCAAGGTGGTGGCCCCGGCCTGA